In Ursus arctos isolate Adak ecotype North America unplaced genomic scaffold, UrsArc2.0 scaffold_29, whole genome shotgun sequence, the genomic stretch ccccctgagcatgaAGCCCATCAGGACCACCCAGAGAACTCTACAAATGTCAATGCCTGGGCCCCACACCAACCCAATGAAATCAGAACGTCTGgaggggagcccaacgtggggttcgatcccacaaccccaagatcacgacctgaaccaaaaccaagagttggacgcttaaccgactaaaccacccaagCATGCCCCCAGATAATATATTTTGTTCAAAAAGAAAGCATTCAGCCTCCCCAAGCCGGTACTCAATCCCCTTCTCTCCTGTGACGTTTTCAATCTCTCCTGTGAAAGCCTCCTTGTTCTCCTGGGCCTCCACACCTGCAAAAGACTTCCCTATTTTAGAAAGAGATGCAGACACACATAGAGATACAATCAACTCGGATGCCCTCTTTAGCCTCTTTCCtttgctccctcctccttcttacTACTGAACTTTCTCCCAAACCCGGCCTTTTTCTGCTGGTTTCATTTCCTAATCATCCATCCCACCCTCGAGCTACTGAACATCGTCATCCCCAAGTCTGGTGTCCTAGGACACCAAATGGGCTTGCTTAAGTTCAGGCTTTTCCCCAGCCTCGCTCTATCTGCCTAAAGACACCATGTCATCTCCCATGGACGTCACTTTCATTACGTCTTTCTTTATTCAAGAGCCTGTAACAATTCTCTGTTGCCTCCTGAATAAAGGCTAAACGTTCGAGAACCTTTGTCCCACGCACTCCACGCTCCCTACACGTTTTAAATTAGCAGTTTTCGAATGCTCTTAGCTAGAGTCGAGCTGCTCGATTAGAACCATCTGGAGGGCAGAGGCCAAgtgttttatgattttgaaaCGACTCAATACTACTACCCAAGCTCTATCGTATCAAGGTTCTCTCGGGTGATCTGACCTCAAAGATAAAAACATTCTTGGATGCTTATCGTATGACAACTCTCTCACCTGCGGGAAAAGCCGGACTTGAGAAACAGCCACTGGGAGAGGGTGGCACTGAGTGGTGCGCCGCGCCATGCCTGAGATACGCCGGCCATGAGTGGCAGGGAAGAGAAGTGGAAGCGGGAAATGCTCTGCAAAATCTTCGTCTTGCTCTATCAGGAGAAATTTTATAGGCTTGCTACTTTGTAATATGACTATTGGAACACTGCTTTTCCAAACTGGCCATctattagaatcatctggagagttgttgttgttgttgttttttaatgctaGTGCCTGGGCCCCCTCCAGACGTTCTGATTTCATTGGGTTGGTGTGGGGCGCAGGCATTGACATGTGTAGAGTCCTCTGGGTGGTTCTGCCGCGTGGCCAGGTGGAGGAGTGACTGATTTAGAAATGCAGGAGTGTGTTGTGTGTGAGAGGGGTGGTGGAGTGTTTGGAGACCCTCCCTGTTGGGGTGACCGGCACGCCTACCTACAAatgctctcctctcctccagaTATACCCTCCTTTTTTTTGCCCCCGATGTTAGCCTAGGCAAGCCCCGCTTTGATAGCAAGGGCCAACGTGTCCCCGAGGCACGGAGTTCCGAGAGCCACCTGCTCCAGGCTGGTCCGAGGAGCAGGAAGAGCtcatccctctctcttctcccctgtcCCTCCGCCCCCTCGACCCCCAGGGAGCGGCTGCCCGTCAACTTCTTTAAGTTTCAGTTCCGGAACGTGGAGTACAGCTCCGGGCGCAACAAGACCTTCCTGTGCTACGTGGTCGAAGCGCAGGGCAAGGGCGGCCAGGTGCAGGCCACGCGCGGGTACCTGGAGGACGAGCACGCCGCCGCCCACGCCGAGGAGGCCTTCTTCAACACCGTCCTGCCCGCCTGCGACCCGGCCCTGCGCTACACCGTCACGTGGTACGTGTCGTCCAGCCCCTGCGCCGCCTGCGCCGACCGCATCGCGCGGACCCTCGGCCAGACCAAGAACCTGCGGCTGCTCATCCTGGCGGGGCGCCTGCTCCAGTGGGAGGAGCCCGACGTGCGCGCCGCGCTGCGCAGGCTGGCGGAGGCCGGCTGCCGCCTGCGCGTCATGAAGCCCCAGGACTTCGAGTACGTCTGGCAGCATTTCgtggagcaggaggagggcgAGGCCAAGGCCTTTGAGCCCTGGGAGGACGTTCAGGAGAACTTCCTGTACTACGAGGAGAAGTTGGCCGACATCCTCAAGTAGGCCTCCGGGCCAGCCTCACGTGAGTCCGGCGCCGGCGCGCTGTGCCCCGCTCCCCTCGGGTCGAAGGCTGCAGGGCAGCGGGACCGAGTGGTCCGCCTGGCTTGCGCATTGCTCCGCTTTGGGCCGGCTGTGAAAACATTTTAGGAGGTCCCGTTtcgttttctctttcctctcagtTCCTCTCCCTAAACCCTTTCCGCTTCTACCCTTTGGTGTCAAACGAACTCGGAATACTCAAGGTTGATAGGAATCCGAAAGCTTTGGTGACACACAGTGACTTGCCGAGGTCAGATCTGGATGGTGCCAGGGACCTGTTACTCGATAGCGGAGACGGGACCTCACTCCCCTAAGCATGCCCCCGCGGCCGCGAGTCCAGACTTACTAACTCTGGACACCTGCTGGatgccctcctcccaccccccatttGCAATCTTACCCTTCCAGCGTCCTGTAAGGGAGGTTCTTCATTCCTTCAGGGacaattgtttttcatttctggtaCTTTTGAAAGTCCCCAAGCAGATTTGTATTCaacttattgattgattgatcgattgattgCCAGAGACGCTTTCATGTTTTCAAACAAATGGTTCTGCTTTGAATGAGACCAATAATTTGTGTGAATGTATAATGCAAGAACATTTTTCTTACTTTGAGAAGACCTCAGCAGAACTGATAGAAAAATGCTGAATTCAGGAATGGGGATATCACAGCAACAAGTTCTTTTATGCAGGAATGTTGAAAGGGTTAAAAAGATGTTTGTAAATTAGATAGCAGCTCCGAAGTGGCCACCTACAATATCAAGATGTGATCAGAGAACTAGAAGAAAAGATTAGCTATTTAAGCAAACAATTAGGACACAATTAAGGCCAATTTGGCCTCTTGCTGAGGGTAAATTAGTCTCTCACAGAAAGAGGCCGATTCCCCTCAGGAAAGAGGCTAAAAGATCCTTCACTAACTTTTTTTGAGTTTGGTCTGATCTAGTTTGTTCCCGCAGAAATGCTACAACCAAGTCCCCGCACAAGGCCTGAGTTACTCATCAAAATCTTCCAGAAACGGAGAAAGGGTCTTTACCACCCTCTTCTTCAACTTCAATTCTGGAACAGTTCGCATATTAATAAAACATACAGCAGCATGCTTCCATGAAGCTATTCAATTTATTTCTGGTCCCTCTCACTCTTAATATTCTTAAGAGAAGAGGTGGCTTCATAGACACGTTTTGGGAACTATCAATGTTCTGGAGCCTGATGTTGGCAGGTGTCTGCTATTAGACACGCACACGGGGTGCCTGATAATTCTCCAGCTGAGCATTCGCCAGTTTGAGAAGATGCGATTTTCAGCCATTTCTTACAAAAAGCAGTACCTATTAATTGATTTCAGTGGGAAGATGGTCAGGTAATGCCACGTTGTACTACGCTCACATAAAATAAGACACCACTCTGAGTGGTGGTGAGGAGtggtaaaaacagaattttaagggTGACctctgaaaatacaaaattaacttttaaattcCTTGAAGATTTTACTAGTGTAGGTGTTATCACTGTAATTATAAACCCCACTCAGACCCTCCAGAATGATGACTGCTAGCTTAATCTTAACTATagtatactttctttttaaacaccTTTCAGAGCCATGGGCCACTTCCAGCTGCCTACCCATCAAGTCCtcagagatgtgtgtgtgtgtgtgtgtgtgtgtgtgtgtgtgtattgttgtTTTTCCAGTAAGTTGAATAGATAGCTAAATCTGCTATAAAAATTAAGCATTTCAAGGAGGATTAAAAGGAGCTTTTAATTTTAGATAATTGAGGGTTGCATCTTATGCTAATCTAAACGGAAGTAAAATAGATTAATCAGTTTGAGGGAAAAGTCCATTTCCaagtcaaattatttttaaataaaatcttattggaCATGTTCCACACTATAAGCCTCCTTCTGTTAGTGTACATAACTGTATTATCTGGACCCATTAACGTGCTTCCCTGTACTCTTGAGTTATTCATGTTCCTGAAGGGAAAGGTTAAAATgtaccaagttaaaaaaaaaaaattggcatgaAATCAAGTTGTAATCTAAAAGCCCAAAGGACAACTCTGCTTAATTAAAATACTAAGAAATGGgcatttgttaaagaaaatttgccttatatttcttattccatcttttttaaaatgacagaataggatttaactatatatttaacTCAAGAGTTAAAGTAGGTATCTTCTGGGTTTTCCCTGTGTGAACCACACCAAAACATGAACACAACACACCTAATGCTGAGTGAAGCAGAAATCACAGGAGACTATGGGGGAGAAATTCGGACTTGCTCAGAGGGCACATAGAAACCCTAGCTCAAAGGAAAACTCATCATTGTTTTGGGCCTGCAGAGCTCTCAGTAACAtgctttctgttttctcactAAGGTCTGCCTGCTGCCACCAGGAGACAGCAGTGACATGTATGGCCATCTGGGACATGCCTGACATCCCAAGACCACTTGAGCTGGACAACATTGGACACCAACCAATCCTAGTGCACAGGTCCTCCGAGGACTCTGAATATACTGCTCATGCTGTAAATCACTTAAGCCACGGCTCTCCCTAAGGCTGCTCTTGGAAACAGGAAAATGAGttgcaaagaaagaaatgacaaccATATACAGGCATCTGTGGGGCAGGAGGGCCTAATTATTCCCCCAAATGGGTTGCTTAAGGCAAAGAACCTCAGACCCAAGGTCTGGGCAGATCTTTGAAGTATGTCCAGAAATGCATTTTATGtgaagttggattttttttaagaaagaaaaacagcaacattaataaaagaagtgGTGTgatttttgtgaggttttttAAGGAACTTAGACATTTAGAAATTACTACGAACAGTGAACAGTCCTAGGAATAGGGATGTTCCCAGGCGGTGAGCCAAGCCATGACATTAGAAAGTGGAAGGGAGGCTTAACCCAGGACCTGTCTAGGCAACACAGGATACCAACTCTCCCAGGCCAACTTCCCACCCCGGTCTTGacctttatcaaatattttttgagattaCTTGTAAATGAGtatctcttcccttctctgaagACCAGGAATATGTCAAAGGGTGAAACGAAGGGCAAGGGAAATGTTTATAAGATATCCATGTTCCCATTGCTACTTAATAAGCAATTAGCCACTTGATTAAGGAGAGGATAAGTAGGATTTCAATGTTGAGACACACACCCTGAAAGATTAGTTGATATGCAGTACTTGATGGTGACAGCAGGATGGTGTCAAGTCTCGTCTCTTCCAAGGCTTGAGTTCTGTGTAGAAGCAGAACTTCATGTACAAATTTCTGGATGATTGCCAAACTCTAACTAGGTTTCCAGGAATAATGTGCTCATTCTATCAGGCCATGCCTCTTCTTCCCAAGCTTCAAGTGTGATAAGTCATCAGAATTTGACCCCAAGACTATCTGCAAATGACAAAGCACTTTATCACATCCCTGCTGAGTCCCAGAATTCCACTTACAGCCAGTCCTCCCCCAGACTAGCCTTTGTTCAAAGAATCTTCAAGGCTCATActccatgaaaaaaattaaccctAATCCCTTTAAATGGTAGAAGCCTACAAAATCAATGTTTTGAGCCAAGGGCAAAGATGTATTTGCGTAGTTAAGCAAAATACTTTGATTCTAAGTTTCCTCTTATCATCTCACTCTCATTTTCTGTATTGTgtattccttcttttccccttcagTTTTACTGTATGTGGACAGAAGCAAAGCTTCAAAAGCCTCAATCTAAGTTCAACAATGAACTTGGCCCTGCACTACTCTTACCCCCACAACATGAACTTGTCTGTTCCAGAGATACAAAAGAAGTGAAATACTTTTTGAAACTGCTGCCTATCACGCTACAGCATGATAAGAACACAAGTCTAAAGTTCAAAGATTATATTTAACCAGTGTTTTCCTAGTGTTTCAACAAGACCCTTCTGAAACCCAGTTCTTTTTACACTTGGGAAAGCAGCAATTCCTACAACAGACCCAGAATTCACTCTAGCGAGAAAATCAACAGGTCTGGctagtttaactttttttttttttaaagtaggctccacgcctaatgtggggcttgaactcacgatcccaaccttaagagtcgcatgctctcccaactgagccagccaggcaaccctgtTTCGACTCTTACTAACATAGTAATGGTAAAAGAGAATTCCACTAGTTTTCCCAATACCTTTGATACTGAATCCAGGAACCTATTCTCGCACTGTGAACACGAGAGGATAAAATGCTGCTCTTTTAGCTTAAGAAGAAAAAGGGACTAATACGTACTGTTTTCCATCCCAGCTGGCTGCATGATCACAATCTTCTGCAGCTTAATGACACAAAGAAACCTagccatttcccccaccccaccccaccccaaactgCCACACTAGAATTTTTGAAGGAAGTGGGCCTTCTTCTTAAAAGATTCATTAAGGATTTtgttgaaaaccactgatttgtTGAGTCATTACTCTGTCCTAAGCAATTTAGCAGACATCTCAcagacattatttcatttgttccaTGACTGCATTCAGACCCATTCAATCGCAGAAGTTATGTGGTggacagaagagaggaagagtTCACTATAAGGAGATTCTAAACACCTGCCTCTCCAGTAATGCTGACCCACAGTTGTCTGTTCTTATTTCTTCTCACCCTGCTGCTCTTCCCACTGGACTTTTTGCCTGATTCTTCCCAATTTGTTACAGACGAATCCTCAATCACCCAGGTCCAGAACAACAGACGTGTGCACAGAACTTCATTAGACCCcaagaaaaagatatttatttttccttttctgtcaccACAAATTTCTTGTTAACAACGTAAGACTCATTTTTGCAATTTACACAAAACCCATAATTCTCTCCTAGAATGAATATGACATAAGGATAATACCAAGCAAGCTCACAAATGACAAAAGATGCAAAACTAACTGAAATGTTCGTCCTTCCTGAAATTTCTCTTAAACAGCAGAGAGGCAGAATCAATGCTGCCACCTAGTGGCAAGCCGAACAAGTCAGGTAGTATcctggagcaaaaaaaaaaaagtccaaggcCCAACATCTGGTTTCCTTGCCTAATATGAGGCATTCTACTCCTTACCTtcctgaagggggaaaaaaaatcacagcaacaTTTCCCAGGCAATCCCTCCTCCAGAGTCCCAGTCCCATCGTGAGAATATAGCAACCCAAGTCTGGCTTGTGACACAGACTGCTTCATACGAAACTTTCTTCAGATCGTTTTCAGGTCAGTTTGTCCAGTGCTACAGTCCAGTAAGGATGACAGAGAAGAACGTGGATACATCCACAGTGCACATCTGTTCACAGTGTGTACACAGTAATTCTGATGTCTGTGGCTTCAAACACCTCTTCAATCATTGCAGATACATTTTCCCATTGCAGACGATCAAGACCACATCCAAtcctgaaaaagacaaaacagctCCACAGGTTGTGAGGAAGGTACCTAGGAAAATCATTTCTTTCCTCATCCTTTAGGCTGCACCCACTCAAAGCATAAAGACAGATGATCTGGCCTCACACCTACTGTGGGAGTTTGGAAGTGAAATCCTGTTGTGAGTTACCTAAGGCTGCTCCTAGATGCTCCCAACGTCCAATAGCTGTCACTTTTCTTTCGCTAAGATGGCACTTCTCAGTTGTTTGGGGCTACCTTGAGAAAATGGGTGACTGTGGTGACATGGGAGACTCACTATCCTTCTATATCTACTGATAAAAACTagctgagattttaaaaacacacttatGATAATGAAATGCTAAGGAAGATAAAAAGAGGGACAAGGACAGGATCTCtgcaaaaaggaaatcaaaatagaaatgcCAAGCTGATTGCAGTTCAGGTCTTATCAATACTGTGGTGAGAAACCTGAGTCAGCCCACAAAACTCTCCTGACACCTTTCTTCTAAAATGTTACTTTATTGATCTTCAATATCCCTAGGGGGAAAAGGCTTAAAATTGCTAATTTCAAATAGTCTGATAATTAAGTCCCTAAAAAAATTGTGATGGAAACACACAACAGTTTCTGATACAGAAGACATGACTAACATTAAAGCCCAGGGTAAATGAGGGATTTTGTAGTCACATTCATAAGTAACTTGGGTCTTGGAACAAACCTGCCATGCATGGTCAGCACTGACTCAAAATCAGACTGACAGGAAGAGAAATGACCCCAAACCTATTTCCTAAAAAGAAAGTAAGGATGATATTGAACCCCCACGCCATTCCCTTAAGCTCCAATGGTGAGGGTCTAAGACATTACATAAGGGACATAACCTCTGGCTACTACCCATACTGACCATAAGCATGCGGTTTAAAAAGCAGCGATAATTTACAGCTTTCTTTGCACCAGATTAACAAGCTTGGGACACGTGAAGTGGCCCAGAAGAAAATCACAATTGCCCAGTCTTGGTTCTTAGGCTTTTATTGCTTCACAAACAGAGCCTCAGCATCAGGCAGAAGATGCCCAGAATTCCACAAAGGCGACTGATCAACAGGTCCTCCCTACGAAGAAGGCTGAACCAGATGTGTTTTAATTATCCCAATTCATTCAACCCAGGCTAAGAAATGGGTATAATGTGGCCTAAAGTCTGATCACTGGTTCACTGGtgattttttagaagtttttaaatttgttcactTTTAAACCTGTACTTTGCGTTAAGCTTTCAAGTCAAACAGCAAATCCCCCACTCAATTACAAGTCTTCATTCAGGGCCCTGGGTTTCCTTGCCTGGGCATGGAGAGGTCGGTGACTCCATTCTTCAGACAGTGGGACTTCATGGCCTCTAAACTCTTCTGTAAGTTTTCATAAGTTGGCTTATGTGAAGCCCTTTTCTTTGTAATCTGAGTACAAGGAATAAATTCAAACTTCCATTAGTCCAAAAGACAGCCAAAAAAGAGCCATCGCATTCTCCCAACATCCTGataattaaaataagtatatttctaTAGAAGAGTTCAGAGCAAGATGACATATGTCATACTGTCTTTTCCAGTTATGGGAGGCCCCCAGGAAAATCTACTAAAAAGGGCCTGAGAAACCCAGAGACTGCCATGTGATaacctttccttttctcaagAAGCCCAGATTAGCTAGCAGGCAGTGCCTATTGTCTATTGTTTTTCAGCAAGGTAGGTCAAAGTCTTTGTGCCACTTCCTAGAGATAAGAAATGTATCTGCAACAAGGAAGAACCCATACCACCTGAAAACTTCCTGTTACCTCTATTTAGAAAACACgcttctttgctttttgtttctctataaagaacaaagagaaactgGTAGCGTTCCAAACAAGACTGGAAGCCACATCGGCCTTAAGGAGAGCATCCAAAGGCCTTAGGACATGTCCCCACTCAGTGTGCTATCCAAATCAGGTGTGTAGTGGGTTGGTTGCTCTAAGTGACCCAGCACCACCACCAAGAAGCTGCACTGCTTCTGGGGCCTGAAGACCGTCTGGACAGTGAAAAAATCCCCATTGAGGCAAAAGGCAGGAAAGGAGCTAAGTAATACTAGGCACTGCATTCAATagggaagaatgagaaaaaaaactccTTTGGGCACTGTGTCTTTTGAGATACTACTGTTTCTATCTCACTGTAATTAGGAAAGAATTAAAGTATGTGGGACATCCCTAGCTTTTCCAAGTCTTAGAACAGAGGCTTTTGGTGGCTGTCACAGTACTCTTCACTGTGGAGCTGAGATGCAGCCTCATGTTCCTTTCTAACCCAGTGCTCCATAGAGCCACCACCACTTGATCTGAGATGAGATCAGAAGCTTTTTGTCATATTTGGTTGTCTAGAATCATGACTTACACAGTACAGCCCATGTGTTCACCAGTCCTTTGACCTAGTGAGAATTGACATGAGAATTTACCCCCATCTTACCAAGTAATATATATATCGCCCATCTCTCTTCAGAACAGCCACTTCTCCAGatttcttttctaagaaaaagttatttaatagtagaaaggtaaaaacaaaacaaaatcaaagcacCGATTTGCATtctttgatttgaaaaaaaaatgtttacagatCTGAGTTCACTTCagagctaaaaataattttcaattctgAAGAAACACTGTAACACTTTGCTCCTTATCAGCCTTCCTTAACTTCCAGCTTTCgtattcattttttgttgttttcctcttACCCCATCTTTTGTCCTGaccatattttcaaaatacacccatattcacttaaaaaactttgatttcttttttttttttacatacaaagaGTTATCGTGCTAAGCATTGTGGAGAACATAGATGTATAAAAGTTCCTGATTACTAGTCTTCAATGAAGAGATGGTGTCATGTTTACAAAGAACTACaataaaaaacagtaagaaattgTTTTAAAGGAATCACCAGGGGAGACTGACCCAATAAGCCCAGACTGCAATCTGAGCAACGGTTTCAGAAGCTCTATAGTTGGATCTAACACGTATCTCTGGTAGAAAGTGATGGGTAGGGTCTGTAGGGAAGAGGTTTCTAAACTCCTCTTTGAAGAGTAAGTACAATACGGGTAAACAGAGGATCTTGAATGCTGAGTTAATACCTGGGGAATCGAAGCTAAGCACTTTGGTTATTAAAGGTTTCAGAAAAGTGAAGTAATATCAAGAAAGTTTtaggacagaggaagagattaGAAACCTTTACAAGAATTCAAATTTGGTGTGATAAAGACCCAAACTAGAGGCTGCTTTTGTAGAGAAAAACCTTCATCTGAAGTTACAAGTACTCAGTGGTTAGGAACCCCACTCCCTGCATGTATATCCTTGTCTAATCATTAAAATATAACAGGAGGTCAAGATGCTCTAGACAAGGCAGACTAATTCAGCTGTTTTTCAAAACTCACGTTGATTTAACAGTTCCTGCACccctccaaatttcttcttgaaGAGGACAGCTATCCCAGCACCCATTCGACAATCCTCACTGATACAGTGGGCTAAAGAGTCTGTTTTGGGGCATGCAAAAAGGTCTCCTTTCACATAAGTGATCTAAAatgtgaaaagggaaagaaaaggttttatttgataCAGAAAGACACTAAgctgtttctttcatttccctttaCTGAGTCCCCACAACTGCCCCTCCTTGATTTAAAACCCGATTTGCAGAACTTAAGGAACCACAAATTAAAGTATGTGTAGAAGGAAAGTGATGGATGGTTTCTGCCTAGGACTCTATCAGCCTTTCTGAAGTAAATCAgctggagagggggaaaaaaagacaattcaattattgctttaattaaaaagtgTTTATGCTTTTGACCTCAATTATTCTGAATTTCAGTTCACCAATAAGTTAATAGTTGTTACGCACTCTGCTTCCTTCTGAATCTTCATTAGGGCTGCCGGCCATGATACTGAGTCGCTATTTCCAGAACTTAAGtgtttcttcagctataaaaagggaaaaggaagtaaaaatgcTTAGGCGGCCTGAATATATTATATTCAAACTGCCCTAACCACCCACTTAGCTATTTCTTCCCCCACCATTTATCGCTGAACGTGAGCTCGTTCAGCCTCTATAAATTAATACAAACTCTTCCGGGGCTAGAATGAGGAAGACTGGCTAGGTCCAGAGGCGGCCGGCCCCCGCTCGCATTTCGCGCCTTCCTGGAGCGCCCCGCTCGGCCAGGGGAAGAAAAGGCGGTCCCTACGACGCGCCTCCTCCTTTCTCCGCGCCCGAGCAAGGCGGATTGAGGACAGCCTCCTCCTCTCGGCCTGGCCAAAAGTATTTCCCCAGTGGGTTTGGCCCACAAGAAAAAGGGAGGGACTTGGCCACAGTCCCCCTGAGCCGCAACCGGAGTGTCCGGACCAGGGGAGTGTACTGCCGAGCCGCAAGCGGGGGAGAGGGAAGGCGGCCTCTCAAGGAAGGCTCACCCCCAGCTGCTCTTGGGGGGACAGGGGAACGAGTCTAGAGAGGACTCCCATTCTGTCTCCTACCCTAGGGCGGGTCAGCAAAGGCGTACGGCCTGTCCTGGGGTCCCGTGGGAAGAAGCGGGAAGGCTCGCTGAAAGCTTCAACGTACCGGGGTTACCCTTCACCTGGAAAGGAGTCGGCCGTTGCGAGGTCCCGCCCCGCGGGGAAGGGCTCCGGATCCGGCCCTGGTAGGTGGGAAGCAGCGGACGAACCTAGACGCGGAGCCAATCCCGCCACAG encodes the following:
- the APOBEC2 gene encoding C->U-editing enzyme APOBEC-2, translated to MAQKEDATAATAAAEPAASQNGEDLENLDDPEKLKELIELPPFEIVTGERLPVNFFKFQFRNVEYSSGRNKTFLCYVVEAQGKGGQVQATRGYLEDEHAAAHAEEAFFNTVLPACDPALRYTVTWYVSSSPCAACADRIARTLGQTKNLRLLILAGRLLQWEEPDVRAALRRLAEAGCRLRVMKPQDFEYVWQHFVEQEEGEAKAFEPWEDVQENFLYYEEKLADILK
- the OARD1 gene encoding ADP-ribose glycohydrolase OARD1, with the translated sequence MAGSPNEDSEGSRITYVKGDLFACPKTDSLAHCISEDCRMGAGIAVLFKKKFGGVQELLNQQKKSGEVAVLKRDGRYIYYLITKKRASHKPTYENLQKSLEAMKSHCLKNGVTDLSMPRIGCGLDRLQWENVSAMIEEVFEATDIRITVYTL